The proteins below are encoded in one region of Arthrobacter sp. CJ23:
- a CDS encoding FdhF/YdeP family oxidoreductase, translating to MNRHAPEQDINEDDLQIHAPKRSAAGVKAVTVALERGLAQAGVGRTVKSMLRVNQHNGFDCPGCAWPESITGKRSPAEFCENGAKAIAEESTTRIVDAGFWAGHSLAELEDKTEYWLGSQGRISEPVVIRPGDTHYSPISWADAFALIGEHVNATTPERCVFYTSGRTANETAFMYQLFARSLGTNNLPDCSNMCHESSGSALNPTIGIGKGTVSLEDIHEARLVLVVGQNPGTNHPRMLSALRDCKNNGGKVVAVNPLPEAGLLNFKDPQSLSGVIGGGTDIADDFLQIKVGGDLALFQALGHLLLEEEKRAPGTVVDHEFIAAQTDGFEAYAEARASLDWAETERATGLSRIEITKVAGMLAASKGTIICWALGLTQQPHSVDTLREIINLLLLQGNFGKRGAGACPVRGHSNVQGDRTMGIWEKPAEKFLAALDQEFGFAMPREHGHDSVETQHALEKGEVDVFVSMGGNFAAAGSDTVALEAGLRKAGLTVHISTKPNRAHVVHGRTSLILPTLGRTDTDDKHPKGKQFLSVEDSMSVIHSTQGRLTPVSEHLLSEPVIVARMAQAVLGDDHAVDWRAMAEDYDVIRDHISRVIPGFEEFNTRVRTKNGFVLPNPPRDTRTFATDIGRARFTVSPLEYLEAPEGHLILQTVRSHDQYNTTFYGLDDRYRGVSEGRRVVLVHEDDLRELGFADRDMVDVISTFGGTERRADKFRLVAYPTAKGCAAAYFPEANALVHRELVARESNTPGYKAMTVRFVKHAAAEGAGV from the coding sequence ATGAACAGGCATGCCCCCGAGCAGGACATCAACGAAGATGACCTCCAGATCCACGCGCCCAAACGATCCGCCGCAGGTGTCAAGGCTGTCACCGTAGCCTTGGAACGCGGGCTGGCCCAGGCCGGCGTAGGCCGGACCGTGAAGTCCATGCTGCGCGTTAACCAGCACAATGGCTTCGACTGCCCCGGCTGCGCCTGGCCCGAGTCCATCACCGGCAAACGCAGTCCCGCCGAGTTCTGCGAAAACGGCGCCAAGGCCATTGCCGAGGAAAGCACCACCAGGATCGTCGACGCCGGATTCTGGGCCGGGCATTCCCTGGCCGAACTCGAGGACAAGACCGAGTACTGGCTCGGCAGCCAGGGACGCATCTCCGAGCCCGTGGTCATCCGGCCCGGCGACACCCACTATTCGCCCATCAGCTGGGCCGACGCCTTCGCCCTGATCGGCGAGCACGTCAACGCCACCACCCCGGAGCGCTGCGTCTTCTACACCTCCGGCCGCACGGCCAACGAGACGGCGTTCATGTACCAGCTCTTCGCCCGCAGCCTGGGCACCAACAACCTGCCCGACTGCTCCAACATGTGCCACGAGTCCTCCGGCAGCGCCCTGAACCCGACCATCGGCATCGGCAAGGGCACGGTCTCCCTCGAGGACATCCACGAGGCCCGGCTGGTGCTGGTGGTGGGCCAGAACCCCGGCACCAACCACCCCCGCATGCTCTCCGCGCTGCGTGACTGCAAGAACAACGGCGGCAAGGTGGTGGCCGTGAACCCGCTGCCCGAGGCCGGGCTCCTGAACTTCAAGGACCCGCAGTCCCTCAGCGGCGTGATCGGCGGCGGCACGGACATCGCCGACGATTTCCTCCAGATCAAGGTGGGCGGCGACCTCGCCCTCTTCCAGGCGCTGGGCCACCTGCTGCTGGAAGAGGAGAAGCGCGCGCCCGGAACGGTGGTGGACCACGAGTTCATCGCCGCCCAGACGGACGGCTTCGAGGCATACGCCGAGGCACGGGCCAGCCTGGACTGGGCCGAGACCGAGCGGGCCACCGGGCTCAGCCGCATCGAAATCACCAAGGTTGCCGGCATGCTGGCCGCCTCCAAGGGCACCATCATCTGCTGGGCCCTGGGCCTGACCCAGCAGCCGCACTCGGTGGATACCCTGCGCGAAATCATCAACCTGCTGCTCCTGCAGGGCAACTTCGGCAAGCGCGGCGCCGGCGCCTGCCCCGTCCGCGGGCACTCCAACGTCCAGGGTGACCGCACCATGGGCATCTGGGAGAAGCCGGCCGAGAAGTTCCTCGCCGCCCTGGACCAGGAATTCGGCTTCGCCATGCCGCGCGAACACGGCCATGACTCCGTGGAAACCCAGCACGCCCTGGAAAAGGGCGAGGTGGACGTGTTCGTCTCCATGGGCGGCAACTTCGCGGCCGCGGGCTCGGACACCGTGGCCCTGGAGGCGGGCCTGCGCAAGGCCGGGCTGACCGTGCACATCTCCACCAAGCCCAACCGCGCCCATGTGGTCCACGGCAGGACGTCCCTGATCCTGCCCACGTTGGGCCGCACGGACACCGACGACAAGCACCCCAAGGGCAAGCAGTTCCTCTCGGTGGAGGACTCCATGTCCGTCATCCACTCCACGCAGGGCCGCCTGACGCCCGTTTCGGAGCACCTGCTCAGCGAACCTGTCATTGTGGCACGCATGGCTCAGGCTGTGCTGGGCGATGATCACGCCGTGGACTGGCGTGCCATGGCCGAGGACTACGACGTCATCAGGGACCACATTTCCCGCGTCATTCCGGGCTTCGAGGAGTTCAACACCCGGGTCCGCACCAAGAACGGCTTCGTGCTTCCCAACCCGCCGCGTGATACCCGCACCTTCGCCACGGACATCGGCAGGGCCCGCTTCACGGTGAGCCCGCTCGAATACCTTGAGGCCCCGGAGGGCCACCTGATCCTGCAGACCGTCCGCAGCCACGACCAGTACAACACCACGTTCTACGGCCTCGACGACCGCTACCGGGGGGTGTCCGAGGGGCGCCGGGTGGTCCTGGTCCACGAGGACGACCTCCGCGAGCTCGGGTTCGCAGACCGGGACATGGTGGACGTCATCTCCACCTTCGGCGGCACGGAACGCCGGGCCGACAAGTTCCGCCTGGTGGCCTATCCCACGGCCAAAGGCTGCGCCGCCGCGTACTTCCCGGAAGCGAACGCCCTGGTGCACCGCGAACTCGTGGCCCGCGAGTCCAACACGCCCGGCTACAAGGCCATGACGGTGCGCTTCGTGAAGCACGCCGCCGCAGAGGGCGCGGGCGTCTGA
- a CDS encoding C40 family peptidase, whose amino-acid sequence MSKAVSSNAGTVGRQAAVIAAASGLLLSAGVSAQAADLDVAASETGSTQLVVTAASSATVSFERPVVATKAAPKVVERPAAAATAVSAMSSTSAEGSATAAGSGLAAIAYTGIGHPYVWGGNTPNGWDCSGFTQWVYAQAGISIPRVNAWTAMTPTATPAPGDLVMQNGGAHVGIYVGNGMMISALNPGQGTLLHSVASTGTSSFYTLR is encoded by the coding sequence ATTTCCAAGGCTGTTTCCTCTAATGCCGGCACCGTTGGCCGCCAGGCCGCCGTTATCGCAGCGGCTTCCGGCCTCCTGCTGAGCGCGGGAGTGTCCGCCCAGGCAGCGGACCTGGACGTCGCCGCCTCAGAAACCGGCAGCACGCAGCTGGTTGTCACCGCAGCTTCCTCGGCCACCGTTTCCTTCGAGCGCCCCGTTGTGGCCACCAAGGCAGCCCCCAAGGTTGTCGAACGCCCGGCAGCCGCTGCCACTGCCGTGTCGGCCATGTCCTCCACCTCCGCTGAAGGCTCCGCAACGGCCGCAGGCTCCGGCCTGGCAGCCATCGCCTACACCGGCATCGGCCACCCGTACGTCTGGGGCGGCAACACCCCCAACGGCTGGGACTGCTCCGGCTTCACCCAGTGGGTCTACGCCCAGGCCGGCATCAGCATCCCCCGCGTCAACGCCTGGACGGCCATGACCCCCACGGCCACTCCGGCCCCCGGCGACCTCGTCATGCAAAACGGCGGCGCACACGTTGGCATCTACGTCGGCAACGGCATGATGATCAGCGCACTGAACCCCGGCCAGGGCACGCTCCTGCACTCCGTGGCTTCCACCGGCACGTCCTCGTTCTACACCCTCCGCTAA
- a CDS encoding HNH endonuclease — protein MRTLVLNAGYEPLAVVTFRRALVLVLTGKASVVAEGDEPVVGPQEILGRPSVILLNRYIRPRYNRITAVSRRGVLRRDAHRCAYCGKAAHTIDHVHPKSRGGADSWENLVAACLRCNNAKSNYTLAEMGWKLRFTPSVPSGTMWQIKELEKPAPAWDPFLLPESAA, from the coding sequence ATGCGCACACTCGTTCTGAATGCTGGATATGAACCGCTGGCGGTAGTGACCTTCCGCCGGGCGCTGGTCCTTGTGCTGACTGGAAAAGCTAGCGTGGTGGCCGAAGGCGACGAGCCTGTCGTCGGGCCACAGGAGATCCTCGGGCGCCCGTCCGTGATACTCCTCAACCGCTACATCCGGCCACGGTACAACCGGATCACTGCAGTGAGCCGCCGCGGGGTCCTCCGCCGCGACGCCCACCGCTGCGCCTACTGCGGGAAAGCAGCCCACACCATTGACCACGTCCACCCCAAATCCAGGGGCGGCGCGGATTCCTGGGAAAACCTGGTTGCGGCGTGCCTGCGGTGCAACAACGCCAAGAGCAACTACACGCTGGCCGAGATGGGCTGGAAACTGCGGTTCACCCCCTCGGTTCCGTCCGGAACCATGTGGCAGATCAAGGAACTTGAGAAACCTGCGCCGGCATGGGACCCGTTCCTGCTGCCCGAATCCGCGGCCTGA
- a CDS encoding metal-dependent transcriptional regulator produces MTDLIDTTEMYLRTILELEEENIVALRARIAERLRHSGPTVSQTIGRMERDGLVVVSNDRHLELTETGRKRATEVMRKHRLAERLLADVIGLDWAYVHDEACRWEHVMSERVERRLYELLGHPTESPYGNPIPGLEALGGSAGKLFSEGVINLIDAMDGYAADSRVVVSRLAEPIQVEPELLVQLDEGGIRPGAKISLERVGEYISVRVPDIEGALELPPEVAAHVFVTVS; encoded by the coding sequence ATGACGGATCTGATCGATACCACTGAGATGTATCTTCGGACCATTTTGGAGCTTGAAGAAGAGAACATCGTGGCACTGCGTGCACGCATTGCCGAACGGCTGCGCCACTCTGGCCCTACCGTCTCCCAGACCATCGGCCGCATGGAACGCGATGGCCTGGTGGTGGTCAGCAACGACCGCCACCTTGAGCTGACCGAAACGGGCCGCAAACGCGCCACCGAGGTCATGCGCAAGCACCGCCTTGCCGAGCGGCTCCTGGCTGATGTGATCGGCCTGGACTGGGCTTACGTCCACGACGAAGCCTGCCGCTGGGAACACGTGATGAGCGAGCGCGTGGAGCGCCGCCTCTACGAACTCCTGGGCCACCCCACCGAATCCCCCTACGGGAACCCGATTCCCGGCCTCGAGGCGCTGGGCGGAAGCGCGGGCAAACTGTTCTCCGAGGGCGTCATCAACCTGATCGACGCCATGGACGGCTACGCGGCGGATTCCCGCGTGGTGGTCAGCCGGCTTGCCGAGCCCATCCAGGTGGAGCCCGAGCTTCTGGTCCAGCTCGACGAGGGCGGCATCCGCCCCGGCGCCAAGATCTCCCTGGAGCGCGTGGGGGAGTACATCTCCGTCCGCGTGCCCGACATCGAGGGCGCGCTGGAGCTGCCGCCCGAGGTCGCGGCCCACGTCTTCGTTACCGTCAGCTAG
- a CDS encoding C40 family peptidase yields the protein MTTRANTIARHRAEAPKTSSLAVIAKAIGDNAGGVGRQAAVIAAASGLVLTSGIAANAAEANVQRESTSTSTLDVQSVVQASIAADSKVAISYERPVVTAVEAPAPVEVAPEPKAAPAAGTSAAAGANVTVQRTAQAAPAASASGKGAAIAAAAYAQLGVTQDCTMLVTNSLAAVGIHFHDWPAGYLSLGRTVSAAEAQPGDLAYYSNGGFGGMAHIAVYVGNGMAVHGGWNGSTTALFSVNVGSGPVFIRVN from the coding sequence ATGACTACTCGTGCGAACACCATTGCGCGGCACCGCGCCGAGGCACCCAAGACCAGCTCGCTGGCCGTCATTGCCAAGGCCATCGGTGACAACGCAGGCGGCGTGGGCCGCCAGGCAGCCGTCATTGCTGCTGCTTCGGGCCTTGTCCTGACGAGCGGCATCGCGGCCAACGCCGCCGAAGCCAACGTCCAGCGCGAATCGACCTCCACCAGCACCCTGGACGTCCAGTCCGTGGTCCAGGCGAGCATCGCCGCCGACTCCAAGGTTGCCATCTCCTACGAGCGCCCCGTGGTCACCGCCGTCGAGGCCCCCGCACCGGTTGAGGTTGCTCCGGAACCCAAGGCAGCACCGGCAGCAGGCACCAGTGCCGCAGCAGGCGCGAATGTCACCGTCCAGCGCACGGCCCAGGCTGCCCCGGCCGCCTCCGCCAGCGGCAAGGGCGCAGCGATTGCCGCCGCAGCCTACGCCCAGCTCGGTGTCACGCAGGACTGCACCATGCTGGTCACCAATTCGCTCGCGGCCGTTGGCATCCACTTCCACGACTGGCCGGCAGGCTACCTGTCCCTCGGCCGCACGGTCAGCGCCGCCGAGGCACAGCCGGGCGACCTGGCCTACTACTCCAACGGCGGCTTCGGCGGCATGGCCCACATCGCCGTCTACGTCGGCAACGGCATGGCAGTGCACGGTGGCTGGAACGGCAGCACCACCGCACTGTTCAGCGTGAACGTGGGCTCCGGCCCCGTCTTCATCCGCGTTAACTAA
- a CDS encoding molybdopterin molybdotransferase MoeA yields the protein MTDAPGQGTETTAPDAGHRLAHTWHEARQRAFDCATPIPAGPVPLTAALGRILAADVLALQDLPHYASSAMDGWAVNGSGPWVLADPGQPLAPHQASQIVTGGLIPPGAKAVLRSESGVISRDEDGLPVLALGGSAKPGEPRNGQHIRKAAEEATTGELLIKAGTVLNPAHLALAALAGRDDVTVLGKPLVKFLMTGSEVVTSGMPAPGQVRDTFGPQLGAVVELLGGIAGEQLKVGDSYEEWFEALEDAEPAPDAPPADVVITTGGTGRSGTDHFRNAVAQLGGRLLIDGIAMRPGHPAVLAELPDGRFVLGLPGNPLAAMMALFTVGAPLLAALGHAPLAEIGEVPCGAMIDADPGRTRLMPFRFVYGLASPARHTGPGMMRGLAAADGVMVVPPHGVQLGEPVPAFALPWGEPLPVPDTAGEKPRKAPARPPRKAPSGPVDWSALGG from the coding sequence ATGACGGATGCCCCCGGACAGGGCACCGAAACCACTGCCCCGGACGCGGGCCACCGCCTGGCGCACACCTGGCACGAGGCCCGCCAGCGCGCCTTCGACTGCGCCACGCCCATCCCCGCGGGCCCCGTTCCGCTTACGGCTGCCCTCGGCCGCATCCTCGCCGCCGACGTCCTCGCCCTGCAGGACCTGCCGCACTATGCCTCCTCGGCCATGGACGGCTGGGCCGTGAACGGCAGCGGGCCGTGGGTCCTTGCCGATCCCGGCCAGCCTCTCGCCCCGCACCAGGCCAGCCAGATCGTCACTGGCGGCCTGATCCCGCCCGGGGCCAAGGCCGTGCTGCGCAGCGAAAGCGGCGTCATCAGCCGGGACGAAGACGGCCTGCCTGTGCTCGCCCTGGGCGGATCGGCCAAGCCGGGGGAACCGCGCAATGGCCAGCACATCCGCAAGGCCGCGGAGGAAGCAACAACCGGGGAGCTGCTGATCAAGGCCGGCACCGTGCTCAACCCGGCGCACCTTGCGCTGGCCGCCCTGGCCGGCCGGGATGACGTCACCGTCCTCGGCAAGCCGCTGGTGAAGTTCCTGATGACCGGCTCCGAAGTGGTGACGTCGGGCATGCCGGCGCCAGGTCAGGTGCGCGATACCTTCGGCCCCCAGCTGGGCGCCGTCGTCGAGCTCCTTGGCGGGATCGCCGGTGAGCAGCTCAAGGTGGGCGACTCCTACGAGGAATGGTTCGAGGCCCTCGAGGACGCCGAGCCGGCCCCGGACGCGCCGCCGGCCGACGTGGTCATCACCACCGGCGGCACCGGCCGCTCCGGAACAGACCACTTCCGCAACGCTGTGGCCCAGTTGGGCGGCCGCCTCCTGATCGACGGCATCGCGATGCGCCCCGGCCACCCGGCCGTGCTGGCGGAACTGCCTGACGGCCGCTTCGTCCTGGGGCTGCCCGGCAACCCGCTGGCGGCCATGATGGCACTCTTCACCGTGGGCGCGCCGCTGCTCGCGGCACTCGGCCATGCCCCACTGGCGGAGATCGGCGAGGTCCCCTGCGGTGCCATGATCGACGCCGATCCCGGCCGCACACGCCTGATGCCGTTCAGGTTCGTGTACGGCCTGGCGTCCCCGGCCCGGCACACCGGACCGGGCATGATGCGCGGCCTCGCGGCCGCGGACGGCGTCATGGTGGTGCCACCCCATGGCGTCCAGCTGGGTGAGCCCGTGCCGGCCTTTGCGCTGCCCTGGGGCGAGCCCTTGCCGGTTCCCGACACCGCGGGGGAGAAGCCCCGCAAGGCTCCGGCCCGGCCACCCCGCAAGGCGCCCTCCGGACCCGTGGACTGGAGCGCCTTGGGCGGCTGA
- a CDS encoding DUF6457 domain-containing protein, which translates to MKSQEETLEEWCRALLQAFELEDLDVDINEVLSLAGVAAHSVIRPAAPLTTFIAGYAAGRASSAGEARDDASMAAAMGLARKLVSEYTGTGADAE; encoded by the coding sequence ATGAAGAGCCAGGAAGAGACGCTCGAGGAATGGTGCCGCGCCCTGCTGCAGGCATTTGAACTGGAAGACCTCGACGTCGACATCAACGAGGTCCTGTCCCTCGCCGGAGTCGCTGCCCACTCCGTGATCCGCCCGGCCGCCCCCCTGACCACCTTCATCGCCGGCTATGCCGCTGGCCGCGCATCCAGCGCCGGCGAAGCACGGGATGACGCCTCGATGGCTGCGGCCATGGGCCTGGCCCGCAAGCTGGTTAGCGAGTACACGGGCACCGGGGCCGACGCCGAATGA
- a CDS encoding molybdenum cofactor guanylyltransferase, translating into MEFDAVILAGGRSSRLGGVPKSGLEYDGATLLERALLAARGARSAVVVGPPLEGLPPGTLTAREEPPFAGPAAAIAAGLAALAGRPDGTPTVPWILVLACDMPHARDAVDVLIHGLEASPGTEGAMAVSADGRKQPLLGLYSTAALEREIAAAHGSGGLVNASVFGLLARLELLPVPVPSGSTDDVDTWEDAAALGIDGPRRTS; encoded by the coding sequence ATGGAGTTCGATGCAGTGATCCTGGCGGGTGGCAGGTCCAGCCGCCTCGGCGGCGTGCCCAAGTCCGGGTTGGAGTACGACGGCGCCACCCTGCTTGAGCGCGCCCTGCTGGCCGCGCGCGGGGCCAGGTCCGCCGTCGTCGTGGGTCCTCCACTGGAGGGCCTCCCGCCCGGCACGCTCACGGCCCGGGAGGAACCGCCGTTCGCTGGTCCGGCAGCCGCGATTGCCGCCGGCCTTGCGGCCCTGGCGGGGCGCCCGGACGGTACCCCAACCGTGCCCTGGATACTCGTCCTGGCCTGCGACATGCCCCACGCCCGGGACGCCGTGGACGTCCTCATCCACGGTCTCGAGGCCAGCCCCGGGACCGAAGGCGCCATGGCAGTCTCGGCGGATGGCCGCAAGCAACCGCTGCTTGGCCTATACAGCACGGCGGCCCTGGAACGGGAAATCGCGGCGGCCCATGGCAGCGGCGGGCTGGTGAACGCCTCCGTGTTCGGGCTGCTTGCTAGGCTGGAGCTGCTGCCCGTGCCTGTTCCTTCGGGGTCCACCGATGACGTGGACACCTGGGAAGATGCTGCAGCACTAGGAATAGACGGCCCACGCCGTACCAGCTGA
- the serC gene encoding phosphoserine transaminase gives MSDNSITIPAALLPKDGRFGAGPSKVRPEQIEALSAASATILGTSHRQAPVKNLVGSVREGLSQFFRAPEGYEVVLGVGGSTAFWDVATFGLVEKKAQHLSFGEFGSKFASATNKAPFLDASSIIKSEPGTRPVAQAEAGVDAYAWPQNETSTGVAAPVKRVEGADAGSLVLVDATSAAGGLDVDVAETDVYYFAPQKNFASDGGLWIGLFSPAALERAARVKASGRWIPDFLDLQTAIDNSKLNQTYNTPSLSTLVTLENQVQWLNSNGGLDFAAGRTADSAGRIYSWAEASEYATPFVAKAEDRSNVIATIDFDDSIDAAAIAKVLRANGIVDTEPYRKLGRNQLRIATFVAIDPDDVSALLASIDYVVGELRK, from the coding sequence GTGAGCGACAACAGCATCACCATCCCCGCCGCACTGCTGCCCAAGGACGGCCGCTTCGGCGCTGGCCCGTCCAAGGTCCGCCCCGAGCAGATCGAAGCGCTGTCCGCCGCATCGGCAACCATCCTGGGCACCTCGCACCGCCAGGCGCCGGTCAAGAACCTCGTGGGCTCCGTCCGCGAAGGCCTCAGCCAGTTCTTCCGCGCCCCCGAAGGCTACGAAGTGGTCCTCGGCGTCGGCGGATCCACCGCTTTCTGGGACGTCGCCACCTTCGGCCTCGTGGAAAAGAAGGCCCAGCACCTGTCCTTCGGCGAGTTCGGCTCCAAGTTCGCTTCGGCCACCAACAAAGCTCCGTTCCTGGACGCCTCCTCCATCATCAAGTCCGAGCCCGGCACCCGCCCGGTTGCCCAGGCCGAGGCAGGCGTGGACGCCTACGCCTGGCCGCAGAACGAAACCTCCACCGGTGTGGCCGCCCCGGTCAAGCGGGTTGAAGGCGCCGACGCCGGTTCCCTGGTCCTGGTGGACGCCACCTCCGCGGCAGGCGGCCTGGACGTGGACGTTGCCGAGACCGATGTTTACTACTTCGCCCCGCAGAAAAACTTCGCGTCCGACGGCGGGCTGTGGATCGGCCTCTTCTCCCCCGCCGCGCTGGAACGCGCCGCCCGCGTCAAGGCAAGCGGCCGCTGGATCCCGGACTTCCTGGACCTCCAGACCGCCATCGACAACTCCAAGCTGAACCAGACCTACAACACCCCGTCGCTCTCCACCCTGGTGACCCTCGAAAACCAGGTCCAGTGGCTCAACAGCAACGGCGGACTGGACTTCGCCGCCGGACGCACCGCTGACTCCGCCGGCCGGATCTACTCCTGGGCCGAGGCCTCCGAGTACGCCACCCCGTTCGTGGCCAAGGCCGAGGACCGCTCCAACGTCATCGCCACCATCGACTTCGACGACTCCATCGACGCCGCCGCGATCGCCAAGGTGCTGCGCGCCAACGGCATCGTGGACACCGAGCCGTACCGCAAGCTGGGCCGCAACCAGCTGCGCATCGCCACGTTCGTGGCCATCGACCCGGACGATGTCTCGGCGCTGCTGGCCAGCATCGACTACGTGGTGGGCGAACTGCGCAAGTAG
- the fdhD gene encoding formate dehydrogenase accessory sulfurtransferase FdhD, protein MGRVTQRRKVHKFVLDGSDQALEFPVRFKEDVLAVEEPLEIRLGNLSFSVTMRTPGDDFDLVAGFLVSEGIVWEPTQLISERFCSGEDENGVQTFNVVDAQLRPDVVRPETGRNVYTSSSCGICGTDSIDAVRKSSHHSPADDPLRLPVEALAALPERLREAQAVFDKTGGVHAAGLFRIHDDGSTELLCLREDVGRHNAVDKVVGWALRAGMLPLRGTVLQVSGRASFELVQKAAMAGIPVLAAVSAPSSLAVELAEDAGITLAGFSRGYSLNVYAGRERIAAGSTGP, encoded by the coding sequence ATGGGCCGCGTGACGCAGCGCCGCAAGGTGCACAAGTTCGTCCTTGATGGTTCCGATCAGGCGCTGGAGTTCCCCGTGCGGTTCAAGGAGGACGTCCTTGCCGTCGAGGAGCCGCTCGAAATCCGGCTGGGCAACTTGTCCTTCTCCGTGACCATGCGGACCCCGGGCGACGATTTCGACCTCGTGGCCGGATTCCTGGTCTCCGAGGGCATTGTCTGGGAGCCCACGCAGCTGATCTCGGAGCGCTTCTGCTCCGGCGAGGATGAGAACGGCGTCCAGACCTTTAACGTGGTGGACGCCCAGCTGCGTCCCGACGTCGTCCGTCCCGAAACGGGACGGAACGTCTACACCTCCAGCTCCTGCGGGATCTGCGGCACGGACTCCATTGACGCCGTGCGCAAGTCCTCGCACCACAGCCCCGCGGACGATCCGCTGCGGCTGCCGGTGGAGGCCCTGGCGGCCCTGCCGGAGCGGCTGCGCGAGGCGCAGGCGGTGTTCGACAAGACCGGGGGAGTACACGCGGCCGGGCTTTTCCGGATCCACGACGACGGCAGCACCGAGCTGCTGTGCCTGCGCGAAGACGTGGGCCGGCACAACGCCGTGGACAAGGTGGTGGGCTGGGCGCTGCGGGCCGGCATGCTTCCCCTGCGCGGCACCGTGCTGCAGGTTTCGGGCCGGGCCTCCTTCGAACTGGTCCAGAAGGCGGCCATGGCCGGGATCCCGGTCCTGGCCGCCGTCAGCGCGCCGTCCAGCCTGGCCGTGGAACTGGCCGAGGACGCCGGCATCACCCTTGCCGGCTTCAGCCGGGGCTACAGCCTGAACGTGTATGCCGGACGGGAACGGATTGCGGCGGGATCCACCGGGCCGTAG
- a CDS encoding M23 family metallopeptidase: MSTQNVRGRRRSPDPVAEVRTARVVSAQDRPRDPHREVRRRKGALRQVADFAAASGVGQKAGVALAATGLALTVALPATGPVMATSESGQAVSAMSAGSQPAVSAAATAKIDFSRAAVATKADPDGKLKQLLSAQSAGSIQRASSLGTLGSPLDSLVTASPFGYRISPLTGGAGDFHRGQDFVAQCGTQVHAAAAGKVTFVGWHPYGGGNRVVVDHGNGLETTYNHLSSFTVQMGQTVNRGDVVALSGTTGASTGCHLHFEVQVNGEVVDPMGWL, translated from the coding sequence TTGAGCACGCAAAACGTCAGGGGTCGCCGCCGCTCGCCGGATCCCGTTGCTGAGGTGCGGACCGCCAGAGTTGTCTCGGCGCAGGACCGCCCCCGCGACCCGCACCGCGAGGTACGCCGCCGCAAGGGCGCACTGCGCCAGGTGGCCGACTTCGCGGCAGCCAGCGGCGTAGGACAGAAGGCCGGCGTTGCTCTCGCTGCCACCGGACTGGCCCTGACCGTGGCGTTGCCCGCCACAGGCCCCGTGATGGCCACCTCCGAATCGGGCCAGGCCGTGTCGGCCATGTCAGCGGGCAGCCAGCCCGCCGTCTCCGCTGCGGCAACGGCGAAGATCGACTTCAGCCGCGCGGCGGTCGCCACCAAGGCAGACCCGGACGGCAAGCTCAAGCAGCTCCTCAGCGCACAGTCCGCAGGTTCCATCCAGCGTGCTTCCTCCCTGGGCACCCTTGGCAGCCCCCTGGACTCGCTGGTCACCGCTTCGCCCTTCGGCTACCGCATCAGCCCGCTGACTGGCGGCGCCGGCGACTTCCACCGCGGCCAGGACTTCGTGGCCCAGTGCGGCACCCAGGTCCATGCGGCCGCGGCGGGCAAGGTCACGTTTGTTGGCTGGCACCCCTATGGCGGCGGCAACCGGGTGGTAGTGGACCACGGCAACGGCCTGGAGACCACCTACAACCACCTGTCCTCCTTCACTGTCCAGATGGGCCAGACGGTCAACCGCGGCGACGTCGTGGCCCTCAGTGGCACCACCGGCGCCTCCACCGGCTGCCACCTCCACTTCGAGGTCCAGGTCAACGGCGAAGTCGTCGATCCCATGGGTTGGCTGTAA